CTGCACCCATTGTCAAACCCGACAATGCGATTGGCCGCACCGCTTGACGGGACGTCGTCGAACCACACCCAGGCCTCGACCCACAGTTTGTAAGTCGGTAGCGGGTGTGGGTTGTAGGTCGGGTAGAAAGCCTCCGCCGCCGGCGTGTGCAGGTACCCGGAGCCGTCAAAGCGCATGGACCTGCCGCCATCGGCATCCGCCTGAATCCAGATGCCCTGGTTTATCAGCGTGCGCCCTGTTTCGTCGCGAATCGCCTTGCTGCTGCCAAACCGGCCCTTGGCGTTGAGCAGCAACACCACGGAGTCGTACAGCGCGTCTACCCCTGGCACGCCTGGCCCGGCCAAGGGCCAGACGGTGTCCACGCCGACGCTGTCCGCCCGTTTGACATGGAGCGCCACGGAAAAATCGCTGTAGAGTGTCCCCACGCCCTTGCGCTGCGGATACCCGGCAAAGCGCGCCACATGCGCGGCATAGCCCAGCAGCGGCAGCCAATCCGCCGCAAACCAGTTGAGCCCAAGATTGCAGTCACGTTCGTAAAATTGCAGGAACGCAGGCACCTGGGCATGGAGCAGCCGCAGCTGCGCCCGCAGCACATGCGGCGCACCCCGGCCGAACCGCCGCACCTCGTGCCGTCCGGACTGCAGCTCCCTGGACAGCAGATTGCTGCCCAGCTGCCTGGATATCTGCCGCTGCGGGCCGGGCAACCCTTGAGGCCACAACACGGCCATCACTCGCCTCCTGTCCAGAGGGCTGGCGAGCCATCCACCAGGGGCACGCCGGCGATGACTTCCACCTTGATCGTGACCTTTGTGTGCCGGCGATTGTAGGTCTGGTCTGTGGGCGGCTCAACAAACCGCAAAAAGTGGTGTGTGTACTGGATGTCCGGCAGCCACGGCGCAGCGAACGGGGCGCAGCCGCCATTCAGGGCATCCTCGTAAAACGCGCAGAACGTCGCCCATTGCGCCATGGTCATGACAAAATGAAAGGTCGCCTCGTGCTCCGGGTACGTCCGCGTGCGCATGGGGTGGCGGGCTTCTTCGGGGTCCAGCGTCCCGGCGCGGGGCGCGGCCTCGAAGTCCAGTAACGGAGCCTGCGGCAGGGTGGCGGGCCAGATCGCCAGCGCCATCAGAACCGCCTCCCATATCTCGCGT
This sequence is a window from Megalodesulfovibrio gigas DSM 1382 = ATCC 19364. Protein-coding genes within it:
- a CDS encoding LamG-like jellyroll fold domain-containing protein → MAVLWPQGLPGPQRQISRQLGSNLLSRELQSGRHEVRRFGRGAPHVLRAQLRLLHAQVPAFLQFYERDCNLGLNWFAADWLPLLGYAAHVARFAGYPQRKGVGTLYSDFSVALHVKRADSVGVDTVWPLAGPGVPGVDALYDSVVLLLNAKGRFGSSKAIRDETGRTLINQGIWIQADADGGRSMRFDGSGYLHTPAAEAFYPTYNPHPLPTYKLWVEAWVWFDDVPSSGAANRIVGFDNGCSYSSVTWGLQTYNGRLCAMSWPSRSGGVILPILGPVVQPHTWHHVAVELATSVNNRFGITPFVDGLAYSGSNASSHPPAPASPLGIGQWGNCPGSRLRGAIRGLRITKSTTGRYSSYGFTPPALPFPEQ